A single window of Luteipulveratus halotolerans DNA harbors:
- the ggt gene encoding gamma-glutamyltransferase, protein MDSHPTRRTVLTAGAAAAFGLTASPSSAAGRTPTVTSPVTAPTGVPAVVPEPPKMPEAIGGGGAVSSVDPYASDVGIQVLRAGGNAADAAIAMAATLGLTEPFSSGIGGGGFFVFHDARRRRTFTINGRETAPRSYTSDEFTDGDGNALDFDTVVSSGKSVGVPGTLMTWDVAARRFGTWRLAALLEPAERLARSGFVVDRYFRSLIEDNEERFRQFPETARLFLPGGAPPEVGSTFSNPDLADTYALIRRRGIREFYAGSIGRALVGEVREPTTAPGVSVYKGEMQWHDLASYRAPVQAPTSSRYAGLDVHGMARPSSGGIAVGQILLLMEAFAARTGRAVASLSETEYLHWFSEASALAFADRNRYVGDVRGVPERELLSPAYARERAKLFDPARALARPVPFGSPDGDYADAPGGGRQLRLPHDGQSTTHLNAADRWGNVVAYTLTIEQTGGSGITVPGHGFLLNNELTDFDFVPLQEGVPDPNLPGPGKRPRSSMSPTIVFSGGRPIVSAGTPGGARIITTVAQILLGHLSRGLPLVDAIATPRLSSRNGTENGDLGLVSSPVGVELKAMGHKLSSLQWICNASGISFPGGDRFVAAAETVRGDGGSARVVNPA, encoded by the coding sequence ATGGATTCTCACCCCACCCGCCGCACCGTCCTCACCGCGGGCGCCGCAGCAGCGTTCGGCCTCACCGCATCGCCGTCGTCAGCAGCCGGCCGTACGCCGACCGTCACGTCTCCCGTCACCGCGCCGACCGGCGTACCCGCCGTCGTCCCCGAACCGCCCAAGATGCCCGAGGCGATCGGAGGCGGCGGCGCCGTGTCGTCGGTCGACCCGTACGCCAGCGACGTCGGCATCCAGGTGCTGCGCGCCGGCGGCAACGCGGCCGACGCAGCGATCGCGATGGCCGCCACGCTCGGCCTGACCGAGCCGTTCTCGTCCGGCATCGGCGGTGGCGGATTCTTCGTGTTCCACGACGCGCGCCGCCGTCGCACGTTCACGATCAACGGCCGCGAGACGGCACCCCGCTCGTACACCTCGGACGAGTTCACCGACGGCGACGGCAACGCGCTCGACTTCGACACGGTCGTCAGCTCGGGCAAGAGCGTCGGCGTGCCGGGCACGTTGATGACGTGGGACGTCGCGGCGCGGAGGTTCGGGACCTGGCGGCTGGCCGCGCTGCTGGAGCCGGCCGAGCGACTCGCGCGGTCGGGGTTCGTGGTCGACCGCTACTTCCGCAGCCTGATCGAGGACAACGAGGAGCGATTCCGCCAGTTCCCAGAGACCGCAAGGCTTTTCCTGCCCGGCGGTGCCCCACCGGAGGTCGGGTCGACGTTCAGCAACCCTGACCTCGCCGACACGTACGCGCTCATCCGGAGACGTGGCATCCGCGAGTTCTATGCCGGCTCGATCGGGCGGGCTCTGGTGGGCGAGGTGCGCGAACCCACTACTGCCCCAGGCGTTTCCGTCTACAAGGGCGAGATGCAGTGGCACGACCTGGCGTCGTACCGCGCACCGGTCCAGGCGCCGACGTCGTCCCGGTACGCCGGTCTCGACGTGCACGGGATGGCTCGCCCGTCGTCGGGCGGGATCGCGGTCGGCCAGATCCTGCTGCTGATGGAGGCGTTCGCGGCGCGGACCGGCCGTGCGGTGGCGTCGCTCTCGGAAACCGAGTACCTGCACTGGTTCTCGGAGGCCTCGGCGCTGGCGTTCGCCGACCGCAACCGATACGTCGGCGACGTGCGCGGCGTACCCGAACGTGAGCTGCTGTCGCCGGCGTACGCGCGTGAGCGGGCCAAGTTGTTCGACCCCGCGCGGGCTCTCGCCCGGCCGGTGCCGTTCGGGTCTCCCGACGGTGACTACGCCGATGCCCCGGGCGGCGGGCGCCAGCTGCGGCTGCCGCACGACGGGCAGTCGACGACGCACCTCAACGCCGCCGACCGGTGGGGCAACGTCGTCGCGTACACGCTGACGATCGAGCAGACGGGCGGGTCGGGCATCACGGTGCCAGGGCACGGGTTCCTGCTCAACAACGAGCTGACCGACTTCGACTTCGTGCCGCTGCAGGAGGGCGTGCCCGACCCCAACCTGCCCGGGCCCGGCAAACGGCCGCGGTCGTCGATGAGTCCGACGATCGTGTTCTCCGGCGGGCGGCCGATCGTGTCGGCGGGGACGCCGGGCGGTGCGCGCATCATCACGACCGTCGCGCAGATCCTGCTCGGACACCTGTCGCGCGGGCTGCCGCTCGTCGACGCCATCGCGACTCCGCGGCTGAGCTCGCGCAACGGCACCGAGAACGGCGACCTCGGCCTGGTGTCGTCGCCCGTCGGCGTCGAGCTGAAGGCGATGGGCCACAAGCTGTCGTCGCTGCAGTGGATCTGCAACGCGTCGGGCATCTCGTTCCCCGGTGGCGACCGGTTCGTCGCGGCGGCCGAGACCGTACGAGGGGACGGCGGCTCAGCCCGCGTGGTCAACCCGGCCTGA
- a CDS encoding AAA-type ATPase lid domain-containing protein — MRFTPAALDQLASLPWPGNVTELQQAVRHSVRRHRDGLIDIADLPADCLSNPARPLTLLEGLERDAIVRALREQEGDVDAAADSLGMGGDDVRRKVRALGIVTAAFVR; from the coding sequence CTGCGGTTCACCCCGGCGGCGCTCGACCAGCTCGCGTCGCTGCCCTGGCCGGGCAACGTCACCGAGCTGCAGCAGGCCGTGCGCCACTCCGTACGCCGGCACCGCGACGGGCTGATCGACATCGCCGACCTGCCGGCCGACTGCCTGTCCAACCCGGCGCGGCCGCTCACCCTGCTCGAAGGCCTCGAGCGCGACGCGATCGTGCGTGCGCTGCGCGAGCAGGAGGGTGACGTCGACGCGGCGGCCGACTCACTCGGGATGGGCGGCGACGACGTGCGGCGCAAAGTCCGCGCGCTCGGCATCGTCACGGCGGCGTTCGTGCGCTGA